One genomic region from Nocardia vinacea encodes:
- a CDS encoding type I restriction endonuclease subunit R — MADHNEVVFESEICEYLADHGWLYSTDDNGYDRERALFPEDLFAWLEETQQAAYEKSLKAAGSKAKFLDVLVAALDKPLEHGGGMLNILRNGVQYIGGGRLKMAQFRPETSLNVTTNEQYAAMRVRVMRQVHFSTADQRSIDLVFFVNGLPVATVELKTDFTQSLDEAINQYRKKRHPLTNGRPEPLLSFGHRALVHFAVSNDLAAMTTRLEGEKTHFLPFNMGHDGGAGNPPGAEGKSATAYLWERIWAKHAWLNIIGRLMIVETKEEWDVTTGTSVRRISMLFPRFHQWEAVTNIVAAVSEEGVGQRYLIEHSAGSGKTNTIAWTAHRLARLHVNDEKVFDSVIVVVDRTVLDGQLQEAIRQIDGSGKIVATISPQDVRKAGAKSKSGLLATALKNGELIIAVTVQTFPFALDEIRADSSLKGRRFAVIADEAHSSQSGQISSKLKAVLTAEEVKEIEEGGQVDVESILALEMTERAESENISYLAFTATPKNKTLELFGRKGPDGKPVEFHLYSMRQAIEEGYILDVLKGYQTYDTALKIAGKAESGDGGEVEEAAARKGLMRWVKLHPTNISQKVQIIVEHFHANVAHLLEGKAKAMVVTDSRKAAVKYKKAIDAYIAKRAALDASYNYRTLVAFSGSVTIAEDEEWASDWGPQPSKDDEFTEANLNPGAGSDLAAAFKGATYKIMLVANKFQTGFDQPLLSAMYVDKKLSGVTAVQTLSRLNRTHRTVGGEQKRKTFVIDFVNKPEDIRTAFEPYFTNATLETETDPYVVVHLATKLAQAGIYTPEQVREVAELWVTRKGNNALSAAISPAKDSFARRYAAAIEADDEVTLNTLDLFRKDVSTYVRLYDFMSQIVDYGDPYMEMLSIFLRLLEKLIADSSWAAEVDLSDVVLVGVKHTKGTAVDISLTGDGELKGIGAAGTGTRKEPKYVALQVVIDKMNDLFGAESFSASQVREFVQGLVQQLLTYPDLINQTKVNSKKQFMESQDFQAAVTEAVIDNQEAHNTMADYFFSDGPGISAVIMALADAFYEAAIDQQTDV; from the coding sequence ATGGCCGATCACAACGAGGTCGTCTTCGAGTCCGAGATCTGTGAGTACCTGGCCGACCACGGGTGGCTGTACTCGACGGACGACAACGGCTATGACCGGGAGCGGGCGTTGTTCCCGGAGGACCTGTTCGCCTGGCTGGAGGAGACCCAGCAGGCGGCGTACGAGAAATCGTTGAAGGCGGCGGGGTCGAAGGCGAAGTTCCTCGACGTGCTGGTCGCGGCGCTCGACAAGCCTCTCGAACACGGCGGTGGGATGCTGAACATCCTGCGCAACGGGGTGCAGTACATCGGCGGTGGTCGGTTGAAGATGGCGCAGTTCCGCCCCGAGACCAGTCTGAACGTGACCACCAACGAGCAGTACGCGGCGATGCGGGTGCGGGTGATGCGGCAGGTGCACTTCTCCACCGCCGACCAGCGCAGCATCGACCTGGTCTTCTTCGTCAACGGGCTCCCGGTCGCGACCGTCGAGTTGAAGACCGACTTCACCCAGTCTCTCGATGAGGCGATCAACCAGTACCGCAAGAAACGGCATCCGCTGACCAACGGGCGGCCGGAGCCGCTGCTGTCGTTCGGGCACCGGGCGCTGGTTCACTTCGCGGTCTCCAACGACCTGGCCGCGATGACCACCCGGCTCGAAGGCGAGAAGACGCATTTCCTGCCGTTCAACATGGGTCACGACGGTGGCGCGGGCAACCCGCCTGGTGCTGAGGGAAAGTCGGCGACGGCGTACCTGTGGGAGCGGATCTGGGCGAAGCATGCCTGGCTCAACATCATCGGCCGACTGATGATCGTGGAGACCAAGGAGGAGTGGGATGTCACGACCGGAACGTCGGTGCGGCGTATCAGCATGCTCTTCCCTCGGTTCCACCAGTGGGAGGCCGTGACGAACATCGTGGCCGCGGTGAGCGAGGAGGGGGTGGGACAGCGCTACCTGATCGAGCACTCGGCAGGGTCGGGGAAGACGAACACCATCGCCTGGACCGCGCACCGGCTGGCGCGGCTGCACGTGAACGACGAGAAGGTGTTCGACTCGGTGATCGTGGTCGTGGACCGCACTGTGCTCGACGGGCAGCTCCAGGAGGCGATCCGGCAGATCGACGGGTCGGGGAAGATCGTGGCCACGATCAGCCCGCAGGACGTCCGCAAGGCGGGAGCGAAGTCGAAATCCGGGCTGCTGGCGACCGCTTTGAAGAACGGGGAACTGATCATCGCGGTGACGGTGCAGACCTTCCCGTTCGCCCTCGACGAGATCCGGGCAGACTCGTCGCTGAAGGGGCGGCGGTTCGCGGTGATCGCCGACGAGGCGCACTCCTCGCAGTCCGGCCAGATCTCCTCCAAGCTCAAGGCCGTGCTGACCGCGGAGGAGGTCAAGGAGATCGAGGAGGGCGGTCAGGTTGACGTCGAGTCGATCCTGGCCCTGGAGATGACCGAGCGGGCCGAGTCAGAGAACATCTCCTACTTGGCGTTCACCGCGACGCCGAAGAACAAAACCCTGGAGCTGTTCGGCCGCAAGGGGCCTGACGGGAAGCCGGTCGAGTTCCACCTCTACTCGATGCGGCAGGCGATCGAGGAGGGTTACATCCTCGACGTGCTCAAGGGCTACCAGACCTACGACACCGCACTGAAGATCGCTGGCAAGGCCGAGAGCGGCGACGGTGGCGAGGTGGAGGAGGCCGCGGCGCGTAAGGGGCTGATGCGGTGGGTGAAACTGCACCCGACCAACATCAGCCAGAAGGTGCAGATCATCGTCGAGCACTTCCACGCCAACGTCGCCCACCTGCTGGAGGGCAAGGCGAAGGCGATGGTCGTCACCGACTCGCGCAAGGCCGCGGTGAAGTACAAGAAGGCGATCGACGCCTACATCGCCAAGCGGGCTGCCCTGGACGCCTCCTACAACTACCGCACCCTGGTCGCCTTCTCCGGCTCGGTGACCATCGCCGAGGACGAGGAGTGGGCTTCGGACTGGGGGCCGCAGCCGAGCAAGGACGACGAGTTCACCGAGGCCAACCTGAACCCCGGCGCCGGCTCGGATCTGGCCGCCGCCTTCAAGGGCGCGACGTACAAGATCATGCTGGTCGCCAATAAGTTCCAGACAGGGTTCGACCAGCCACTGCTCTCGGCGATGTACGTCGACAAGAAGCTCTCCGGGGTCACTGCCGTGCAGACGCTGTCGCGGCTCAACCGCACCCATCGTACTGTGGGCGGGGAGCAGAAGCGCAAGACGTTCGTCATCGACTTCGTGAACAAGCCCGAGGACATCCGGACTGCGTTCGAGCCGTACTTCACCAACGCCACCCTGGAGACCGAGACCGACCCGTACGTCGTCGTCCACCTCGCCACCAAGCTCGCCCAGGCCGGGATCTACACCCCAGAGCAGGTGCGCGAGGTCGCCGAACTCTGGGTCACCCGCAAGGGCAACAACGCGCTCTCGGCCGCGATCAGCCCGGCCAAAGATAGTTTCGCCCGCCGCTACGCGGCGGCGATCGAGGCCGACGACGAAGTTACCCTCAACACTCTCGACCTGTTCCGCAAAGACGTCTCCACCTACGTCCGGCTCTACGACTTCATGAGCCAAATCGTCGACTACGGCGACCCGTACATGGAGATGTTGTCGATCTTCCTGCGCCTGTTGGAGAAGCTCATCGCGGACTCCTCCTGGGCTGCGGAGGTCGACCTCTCCGACGTGGTCCTGGTCGGGGTCAAGCACACCAAGGGCACTGCGGTCGACATCTCGCTGACCGGTGACGGCGAGCTCAAGGGCATCGGTGCCGCAGGCACTGGCACCCGGAAGGAGCCCAAGTACGTCGCACTACAGGTCGTCATCGATAAGATGAACGACCTCTTCGGCGCCGAGTCGTTCTCCGCGTCTCAGGTCCGCGAGTTCGTGCAGGGACTCGTGCAGCAGCTGCTCACCTACCCGGACCTGATCAACCAGACCAAGGTGAACTCGAAGAAGCAGTTCATGGAATCGCAAGACTTCCAAGCCGCGGTCACCGAGGCGGTGATCGACAACCAAGAGGCCCACAACACCATGGCCGACTACTTCTTCAGCGACGGCCCTGGCATCAGCGCTGTCATCATGGCGCTCGCGGACGCCTTCTACGAAGCAGCGATCGATCAGCAGACGGACGTGTGA
- a CDS encoding GNAT family N-acetyltransferase: protein MIITPLQVQHITDIHHLMELGEPYIRARGLSDYWLYAELFSSTCPVMTDPDNNITGAVIAFRSQDNPADVYIQDVMIHPDHRQRGIARALLASIRTQAEKWDCKRLYLTSEPENHAAHATWTTLGFVNVPGDHQIDGVSVITDYKGPGRSRAVYELLLSQ, encoded by the coding sequence ATGATCATCACCCCTCTGCAGGTCCAGCACATCACCGACATCCACCACCTCATGGAACTCGGCGAACCCTACATCCGCGCCCGCGGCCTGTCCGACTACTGGCTCTACGCCGAGCTGTTCTCCTCCACCTGCCCCGTCATGACCGACCCGGACAACAACATCACCGGCGCCGTGATCGCGTTCCGCAGCCAAGACAACCCGGCAGACGTCTACATTCAAGACGTCATGATCCATCCCGACCACCGGCAACGCGGAATCGCCCGAGCACTCCTCGCAAGCATCCGCACCCAAGCCGAAAAATGGGACTGCAAACGGCTGTACCTGACCTCCGAGCCGGAAAACCACGCGGCACACGCCACATGGACCACCCTCGGATTCGTCAACGTTCCCGGCGACCACCAGATCGACGGTGTCTCAGTCATCACCGACTACAAAGGGCCTGGACGCAGCCGGGCCGTCTACGAATTGCTGTTGAGCCAATGA
- a CDS encoding orotidine 5'-phosphate decarboxylase / HUMPS family protein — protein MIRRMGSVVARWTGREARALREAKRMSVREFAAHLGVNDAAVSNWERRGADARLRYETQQILDMDLTRSGPEVGDRFELILRTETADEPSTPVAGQAEGPPARAYLGDRSGQRTAVLLDAVGPDLAQASYLPDGVGVERFAQFLDSPARAFVLAGRAGSGKTRFTQHVAHTMSAQADFQFHTCSTWTPASTDLATEILRYASLRSGDDALLSLERASGSLDHPCVVVIDGVDDHNQLVMVGRQVDSILRQANSKNLRFVIVARTPPELDLSPYPVLAAATFGPPAAAGATSYALTAWTPAEARQVWERQRHDDHVPFTALPESVQSLARIPLYMQMLCSAGDSVEVRPEVNGAFQLVDHCLRTLLARGGHPVEVVINHLTQIACELMPEVIPESLTDAVLVPSDPSRIDLRRAAVPVVEQAPGGGIRFSHDVFREYFLATRIVEEMTARGRSAATVTAFNELAVHATRSAVVQGVFDFVVCALSTSAPNLVDMIALAPSTALDAALPMLIESAAAQGISVSDDVLRACAHRCTQAPARQLALALLATPNLPAGLADQHAPWVIKQLQIHGSQMWEDIARHIEHVLDIRISSRILNGIDLDHVGEAAFVARHFDLFTTAGHDGGDLLEQLLMHLDWRVRAALAEALLGHRTIARVHIGRIVDRLVRDDDYKVRAAVARVVGTFDTTSALTCLRTLLTDRNWHVRERALQGVLSGTRTPLPDPTLTSTVIATAASRTDWATPPASAMKLLTRIRLLGTDSSLEPSAAVDDALFGLLREMRTGWITLPPDLEQSLIARGESSTHWLTTGEARATRRRYAAQSDIESVREQYRRRRGRRSLQVALDVHSLDRAITIARAAVDAGTDFIEVGDPLIKRSGVAAIAAIKRAAPDTTVVAEMMSADWGRDQVELAAEAGADVVLLIGPASTASVSAAVTAARRLGVALVLDTPRAHVNAAWLRDMERTGIDGFVVTTNIDLGIGSDHPLATARTIRNCSQLPVAVSGGFSTADDELTDSTHWDIAIIGRTIADAVAPADLTYQLTSIVRKIHAQERP, from the coding sequence ACCCGAAGTGGGCGATCGGTTCGAACTCATCCTGCGAACCGAGACGGCCGACGAGCCGTCGACGCCTGTTGCGGGACAGGCTGAGGGGCCACCAGCGCGAGCGTATCTCGGTGATCGCTCCGGGCAGCGGACAGCAGTCCTTCTTGATGCTGTCGGGCCGGACCTCGCACAAGCGAGCTATCTGCCGGATGGAGTCGGCGTCGAGCGTTTCGCACAGTTCCTTGATTCCCCGGCTAGGGCCTTCGTACTAGCCGGACGCGCCGGGAGCGGGAAGACCCGATTCACCCAGCACGTGGCACACACAATGTCGGCCCAGGCCGATTTCCAATTCCACACCTGCTCAACGTGGACTCCGGCCAGCACCGACCTCGCCACCGAGATACTCCGATACGCCTCTTTACGCAGCGGAGACGACGCCCTGCTGAGTCTGGAACGGGCGTCTGGCTCGCTCGACCATCCATGTGTTGTGGTCATCGACGGAGTCGATGACCACAATCAGCTCGTCATGGTCGGCCGCCAGGTTGACAGCATTCTGCGACAGGCGAATTCGAAGAATCTGCGCTTCGTCATCGTCGCCCGCACCCCGCCGGAACTCGATCTTTCGCCCTACCCGGTGCTGGCAGCAGCTACCTTTGGCCCCCCGGCTGCCGCAGGCGCGACCTCGTACGCACTGACTGCGTGGACCCCGGCCGAGGCCCGGCAGGTGTGGGAACGGCAGCGCCACGATGATCACGTGCCGTTCACGGCTCTGCCGGAGTCGGTGCAATCGCTCGCGAGAATCCCCCTGTACATGCAAATGCTGTGTAGTGCAGGAGATTCCGTCGAGGTACGCCCCGAAGTCAACGGGGCGTTTCAGCTGGTCGATCATTGCCTACGAACACTTCTCGCCCGCGGCGGACACCCTGTCGAGGTTGTCATCAACCATCTGACGCAGATCGCGTGCGAACTCATGCCCGAGGTCATCCCCGAGTCGCTGACCGATGCGGTACTGGTCCCGAGCGACCCCTCTCGCATAGATCTCCGACGAGCGGCAGTGCCGGTCGTCGAGCAGGCGCCCGGCGGAGGAATTCGGTTCAGCCATGACGTATTCCGCGAGTATTTCCTGGCGACCCGGATCGTCGAGGAGATGACCGCGCGCGGCAGATCCGCGGCGACAGTCACCGCCTTCAACGAACTCGCCGTTCACGCCACCCGGTCCGCAGTGGTGCAAGGCGTATTCGATTTCGTCGTCTGCGCCCTGAGCACATCTGCGCCGAACCTCGTTGACATGATCGCTCTAGCACCATCGACCGCTTTGGATGCCGCGCTGCCTATGTTGATCGAATCAGCAGCGGCACAGGGCATATCCGTCTCCGATGATGTTCTGCGCGCCTGTGCGCACCGCTGCACCCAGGCCCCGGCACGCCAGCTCGCCCTTGCACTTCTTGCCACACCGAATCTTCCTGCAGGGCTTGCCGATCAGCACGCGCCTTGGGTGATCAAGCAATTGCAGATCCATGGCTCGCAGATGTGGGAAGACATCGCCCGCCATATCGAACATGTCCTCGATATTCGGATCAGCAGCCGCATACTCAACGGCATCGATCTCGACCATGTAGGGGAAGCCGCGTTTGTCGCCCGCCACTTCGATCTGTTCACCACTGCCGGCCACGACGGCGGAGACCTTCTCGAACAGCTTCTGATGCATCTGGATTGGCGGGTACGCGCCGCGCTCGCCGAAGCGCTACTTGGACACCGCACAATCGCCCGAGTGCACATCGGCCGAATCGTCGACCGTCTCGTTCGGGACGACGACTACAAAGTCCGAGCAGCCGTCGCCCGTGTAGTCGGAACGTTCGACACCACCTCAGCGCTGACTTGCCTTCGAACTCTTCTCACCGACCGCAACTGGCACGTCCGCGAACGTGCCCTGCAGGGAGTCCTGTCCGGAACACGAACGCCGCTACCGGATCCCACGCTCACCAGCACCGTTATCGCCACTGCTGCCAGCAGGACGGACTGGGCTACGCCGCCAGCGTCGGCAATGAAACTCCTGACACGAATTCGTCTACTGGGCACCGACAGCAGCCTCGAGCCGTCGGCAGCGGTGGACGACGCACTCTTCGGGTTGCTCAGAGAAATGCGGACCGGCTGGATCACGCTTCCGCCTGACCTCGAACAATCCCTCATCGCTCGAGGCGAATCATCCACGCACTGGCTCACCACTGGTGAGGCCCGCGCAACTCGACGACGGTACGCCGCACAGTCGGACATAGAAAGCGTCCGCGAACAGTACCGGCGGCGGCGCGGCCGCAGGTCCCTCCAGGTCGCTCTCGACGTGCATTCGCTCGACCGTGCTATCACGATCGCCCGAGCCGCTGTCGACGCCGGAACCGATTTCATCGAGGTCGGCGATCCTCTGATCAAACGATCTGGCGTCGCAGCGATCGCCGCGATTAAACGCGCCGCACCCGATACGACGGTCGTGGCCGAAATGATGTCCGCCGACTGGGGCCGCGACCAAGTCGAACTCGCCGCCGAAGCCGGCGCGGACGTCGTGCTCCTCATCGGCCCAGCATCCACCGCCAGCGTCTCCGCCGCAGTGACGGCCGCACGCCGTCTCGGCGTCGCACTCGTCCTCGACACACCGCGCGCCCACGTCAACGCCGCGTGGCTGCGCGACATGGAACGCACCGGAATCGACGGCTTCGTCGTCACCACCAACATCGACCTCGGCATCGGCAGTGACCACCCGCTCGCGACAGCCAGAACGATCCGCAACTGCAGCCAGCTCCCCGTCGCAGTGTCCGGCGGATTCAGCACAGCCGACGACGAACTCACCGACAGCACCCACTGGGACATCGCCATCATCGGCCGCACCATCGCCGACGCCGTCGCCCCCGCCGACCTTACATATCAGTTGACCAGCATCGTCCGAAAAATCCATGCACAGGAGCGCCCATGA